Below is a window of Candidatus Falkowbacteria bacterium DNA.
CTTTAATCAATTCAGCGGGCACTTTATCAAAAGCTGGATTATAAATTTTCAAATTTTTTGGAGCTTTTGACCAAACCTCTTTGGCCTTACGTTGTTCAATACGGATAGCTTTTAGATTTTTGGCATCTTCATTTATTTTCAAAGCTTGCGTTACTACGTAAACTGGAACTTTGTTTAAGAATGCAGTTAAAGCTAAACCAAAACTGCCAACCTTATTCACACATGAACCGTCACGCGCAATAGCATCACAACCAATTAAAACTTTATCAATAGTAAACTTGTCGCCACTTATTTTGCTAATTAAATATGGCGCTGCACTGTCTACTACTAAAGTATTTTTAATTCCAACTTTGATTAAATCTTTGGCGGTTTTATGTCCTTGATATAAAGGACGAGTTTCGGTTTGAAATACCTCAAACCGCTTTTTATCTTTCTTCGCAGCCAGCAAAACTTTAATTACAGTGGAAGAATGGCAATGAGTAAATACTTTATCTCCAAATTTAATCAGGTTCTGGCCACTGCGGATTATTTTATTGTTGTTTTTTTCAACCAAATCAAAAAAATAATCAACTGATTCACGTACGACTTTTCTCTGCTCTTTGATTTCAGCACCCTTGTTTCGCTTTAACTGGCAAACAATAAACTCCACGACATTATCAGCCATGGGCTCTGTATCACGCGCAGAAACTAGGTACTTACCAGCTTCTTTGATCCTTTTTACAAACTCGCGCTTATTCTGAATTTGTAAATCAGTGGCATACTTTTTCAGGGCTTTACCAGTAGCTAAGGCCACATTAGTTGCTCCTTGAATCTTGATTGACTTGATATCACGATAAATTTTTATTAAGTTTGCGTTCATATTTTCAAAGTTATAAGTTGTAAGTTTTAAGTAATAAGTAAAGAAACAAGTACCAAAAATTTAAAAAGAAGAATCAAACTTGAGTATGTTAAACCTTATCTTTTAACTCTTTCATTTTCCTAATATAATTTTCTCGGCGTTTACCCATCTTGCTAGTCGTCCCTTTGTCTGTAATTTCAAATTCTTCGCCCATATCAACCACATCCACACGGCCTTTGAACCTTAGGATATTATGAATATTGTCACGTAACATAGCGCATTCGCTTTCTTCTCCATGAACAACGAATATATTTTGCAAATCATTTATATTGCGAATGTACTCAAGTAGTTCCAATTTATCAGCATGTCCGGAAAAAGAGTTTAGAACTACAACATCCGCCTTTAGTGGATAGTTTTTTCCAAATATTTTAATTTTTCGTGCACCTTCAACAATCTGTCTTCCACGAGTTCCCTGGGCCATAAATCCTATAACTAAAATCAAGTTTTTCGGATCGGTCATGTGATTTTTCAAATGGTGCATTATTCGACCAGCTTCACACATGCCAGAAGCCGAAATTATAATGCAGGGTTTATCGTAAAAGTTGAGCTGTTTTGACTCTTCAACACTTGAAGTGTAGGTAATTTCTTTGAAATACAGTGGGTTCTTTTTCTTATCGACAAAATCCCTAAAAGTTTCATCGTCATAATAATCCTTGTTTTTATCAAAAACCTTTGAAATTCTTGAAGACAGTGGACTATCCACAAAAATTGGAATTTTCGGTATTTTGCCTTGATTATAAAGTTCATGAAGTACATATACAAAGGCTTGAGTTCTTTCAAATGAAAATCCTGGAACAATAATCTTGCCTTTTCGTTTCATTACATCTTTTATAGCCCACTCAAGTTCTTCATGAACATTAGAAAAAGAGTCATGTAAATGGCTTGCATAAGTACTTTCTGTAATTAAAATATCTGCATGATCAACTTGATACGGATCATTCAAAATCGGCATGTATTTTCGGCCAAGATCACCTGTAAAAACCAGGCGCTTATACTCCTTATTTTCTTTGAAATCAACCGCAATCACAGCACTTCCTAAAACATGACCAGCATCATAAAAAGTAGTCCAAATACCTTCGTCGACTTTGAACTTTTGGAAATATTCATGAGATTCTATTAACTTTAAGGAAGCATAAACATCTGTGTCTGTGTAAAGTGGTTCTGCATGAACTTTTTTGTGCTTTTTTAGAAATCTAGCATCCTGGATCTGTATATGAGCTGAATCCAGGAGCATAACTTCTGCTAACTCTTTTGTTGCTCTAGTACAAAAAACCTTGCCATCAAAACCAAGTTTTACCAATCGAGGAAGCATTCCAATATGATCAATGTGCGCATGTGAAATAATTACGTAATCTACTTCTTTCGGATTAAACAAAAACTCCTCGTTCAGTAGACGACTTTTTTTACGATTCCCACCCTGAAACATACCACAGTCAAGCAGTATTTTTTTGTTGTTTATTTCTAATAAATGACGCGAACCCGTTACATTCTGAGCTGCGCCACAAAACTTTATTTTCATAAAAATTAATTACTGATTATATTGATACACTGATAGATTCTAAAAACATCCTCTTACTTCTTCAAAAAATTCTTTACATCATCATTAAATCAGTAATATCAGTACTCAGCTATAAATATTATACCAAATTTCACTCTTTAATAAAAACAGCCCATATCACAAATTGTATTCAAATATATTGCGCTTAAATTTAAATATGCGCCAAGTAAAATTATAACAGAACAAACAATAACTATCAGTATACTTAAATATGCCTTCGGATCAATTTGGGATTCGCTAGATTTACATGTAATTCGCATATTAGCATTATACCTATTGTAAATTATGCTAAATAGTATCATCAAAATAAATAAAGTTATTAATGAGTCAAAATGCAACTGAACTAAAACTAAATACCCAGCAATTGAACTGGTAGCCATGATAACAATTTTTTTATCTTCCATCTGACTTCGATGTAAAATCTTCCAAATCATTTGTCCTAATTTAATGTAAACCGCAATTAATATTAATAAGCCAACAATACCTAATGAATACCAAGTATCTAACCACAAATTATGCACCCGATCAGAATAACGGTCGTCAATTATTTTCTCGATCTCAGTTCTTGGACGTAAAACTGATTGATGAATATAAGTTTCAGGTCCATAACCAATGATTGGACTTTGTTTAATTAATTGCCAAGAATATTTGTATTCCAACATACGAATATACATCGAACTTCCTTGTTGTATATCTTCTGAACTACGAATGTCTCCACCCATGCCCCACCAACCAGCAAAAACCGAAATAAATATTATTATTGCAAAAAATGCCAAGCTCACTTTTTTTAAATAATACAAAATTAATTTACCTCTGACTTGAACCTTTCGCTGTGGATCAATCCAGGTGTATAGAATTAGAAAAACCAAGGCAGTCACTAACGCGCCCAACCACCCGCCACGATTTAAAGTCAGGTATAGAGCAAGCCCATTTATTATCATCACTAAATACAAAAACAGCTTGAGCCACAATTTTTGTTTATTAATTAACAAATAATATATAAAGCCACTACCCATTACCAAAAAAGCTCCTAAATAGTTTGGATGCCCCAAACTGGACATTGGTCGAATAATTGACAAGTCCTGATACAAGGTCACATAACGGACATTAGTCAAAAATTCTATACCAAACTTTTGTAAAATCGCATAGATGCTTATTAAAAATGAATTCAAAACAAACACCCAGGCAAGCATTTTTACCTGAGCTGATTTAAACTTGATTGACTTCATTACCAAGAAAAACAAAACAAAATGTAAAATTGTATATAAGCCAAAACGCCGATCAATTAATCCCCAAAGACTATCTTCCACTGAGATAGAAAATAAAGTTGAAATTGAATATGATATCAACAATAGACCAAATAACGATTCTAAGCTAAAAAATTTGAGTTCTTTAATTTTTCCCCAAAGATTACTAAAACTTCCACACTGCCACAGGCGAATTACTACTAAAATTTCAACTAAAAAACAAAATAAAGCGATTTTATCAACTTCATATCTTTCCATTCCCCAAGGATTAATCAACAAAGGGATGACAAAAGTCATCCCTAAAATTAAATAGAATACTATTTTATCAATTTTTCTGTCCATTGATTTAATTATTTAAATTAGAACAAGGTACAGTTATTGTTCCGCCTGTACTAGAACGAATCGTACACCAGTCATTGTATGCTGGTAACATGGTTTTTGTCTTTACTGGCCCGTACGGAGTAGGTCTTGGCCTTTCTGGAGCTTGCTTTTGCTTTAATAAACGAACCCTCTTGGCTGGTCGTCGCATAAATGGATAGCCAAATCCAAAGCCTCTTGCATTACCCATAGCAGTCAAAAATCCCCCGACAGAAAAAAACAAAGCTCCAATACTTACACCAACCAATACTTTTTGTTTAGTACTTAATTTTGTTTTACTACTTGTTTTAGTAACAGTTTCCATATTGTTTTTTTTCATATTCGATACAAAGAATTAATTATTTGTTATCATGCCAGGAATAGTTATTTCACCCGTCAGATTATCGCCATCAAGTCCCTGACAAACTGCTCGATAAACACCACCTGTATTATATGTTTGCAAGTTAATCGGGGCTGAACATCCAATAGTATCAAGTTTTTCCCATTTATTAGTCAAGTATTGCTCAATATACGCACAATTTATTCCAAATGCTACAATGCAAGCTTCAGTTCCTGATTCATATAACTTATTTGTCTTAATGTCAGACTTGATTTTTAGGGCCTCAACAAAACCATATCCCGAACCAACAATTAAAACCCTACCTTGACCATTGTCCCCTGAACAAATGTTAATTGGGGCAAGATCTCGTTTGTAACAATATAAATCATTACAATCGACTTTACCATTACTATCATCATCCACATTATTATTACAAATTTCCACCTCGGCTTCTACTATCGGAGTTGTTGTCTTCTTTCGGTATGTAGGTAATATAGCGTTTCTTGACTTTTGCTGTACTGAAGTATCAACATAAATACGACTATTCTTTATTGGTCGTTTCATCACCGGCCATCCAAACCCAAATCCCCTGGCCTTTCCCATTGTACTTAGAATCCCCCCCAATGAGAAGAACAACGCACCAATACTTACACCAACTATCACCTTTTGTTTGGTATTTAATCTTGTTGTACTTTTTGTCCTTGTTATTGTTTTCATATTAGATATCAGTTATTTTGTTAAGTCACACAATTGACGTCAATTACTTTATTTCATCAATTGGCAATTTCAGCCATCCAGATAAAACATTTTTGACGTCTGCTTCCGTTACCTCCGGCCACTTGTCTTCCATAGTTGCCATCTTGTGTTTCATTTCTAATTCCTGAATCTCAGAAGTTAAATCCAAAATACTTGATTTAATTTTCTTTTTCTCATCCTGATCCTCAGTTTTTTCTTCTTGAATTTTTAATTTTTCCAGATTTCTCAAAATCCCTTTAATTCGATCCGGGGCTGCGGCAATTTCTTTGTGAACATCCTCAGCAGCCGCGCGAATTAGCTTTAACGCATGATCAGGAAGATCATAAGCGCGTAAATTGACCAAAGCTCCCGCTTCATCCATAACATCAATCGCTTTGTCCGGAAGTAATCTTTCTTTGATAAATTTTTCAGTAAAATTTACGGCAGCTTCTACTGATTCGTCGGTAAATTTAACTCTATGATGATCCTCATAATCTTTTTTAATACCCTTTAGAATTGCAATTGTATCATCAACGGTCGGCTCATCAACTTCAACCAATTGAAACCGTCGAGCCAAAGCATCATCTTTCTTGATATATTCGTCATACTCTTCAGTTGTTGTAGCGCCAATTGACTGCAACTCACCACGTGCCAGGGCAGGCTTCAAAATGTCACCAATGTTCATTGCGCCCTCTGTTCCCTTTGACTGAATCAAAGTATGAATCTCGTCGATAAACAAAATAATATTTCGTCGTTTAATAATAATTTCATCAACCAACATCTTCACTCTCTCCTCAAATTCTCCTCTATATTTTGTCCCACCAATCATATCTGCTAAATTCAAAGACAAAACTTTTTTATTTGTTAATGCACCTGGAATATCATTAGTGACGATACGTAGTGCAAGCCCCTCTACAATCGCTGTTTTTCCAACTCCAGCAGAACCAATTAATAGCGGGTTATTCTTTTTTCGTCTACTCAAAATCTGTATCACTCGTTCAATTTCTTCCGTTCGACCAACGACTGGATCAATTTTCCCGTCCTTGGCTTTTTGGGTTAGATCTGTTGTGTATAAACTCAAAACTTCTGCTTGGTTAATCTTGCTATCACCAGCCCCACCTTTTCCTTTTTTAAATATATCACCACGATATTTCCAAAGCACAAAAACTGCAACCACAAACAAAATTATATATGGCCAGTTCATTTCAATAAAATCCATATTTTTATTTTATGTTAAGATAACAATATTATAGCAAATTCAGCCTATTTTAACAATTTAATTTAAATAGCCACTAGTTTGAAGGGTGACAAATTTTTTATATAATCCTCCTTTCCGCATCAACTGTGAATGAGTTCCCTGTTGAGAAATTCTACCTTTGGCTATTACTATTATTTTATCAGCATTTTTAACTGTGGATAACCTATGAGCAATCACAATAGTTGTTCTATTTTTAATAACTCGATGAATTGCTTCTTGGATCATTTTTTCTGAACTTGAATCCAGTGAACTAGTAGCTTCATCAAGAATTAAAATTTTTGGATCAACCAAAATTGCTCGAGCAATCCCTATTCTTTGTTTCTGACCACCAGAAAGCTTAATACCACGTTCGCCCACCAAGGTATCATACTTTTTCTTTAATTTATTAACAAACTCATCGGCATTTGCAATTTTTGCTGCCTGGTGGACTTCTTTCATGGTTGCCTTTGGCCGACCATATGAAATGTTTGCTTTTACTGTGTCGCTAAAAATATCAATATCTTGGTTAACAATACCTAATTGACTTCGATAATTCTTGATATCAAAATTTTCTATTGGATCGTCATCAATTAAAATCACCCCAGAAGTGACATCATAGTATCGATATAAAAGCTTGGCTACTGTAGACTTCCCTCCACCAGAAGGGCCAACCAAAGCAACAACTTCTCCGTGCTTGATTTTGAAATTGATATTTTTCAGGACTTTCCCATCTCCATAATCAAACGATACATTCTTGAATTCAACATCTCCCTGTAGATTTCTTTTTATTCCGTCTTCATGACTAACAATATAATCATCACTGTCAATAACCTTAAGCAATCGATCTATCCCGACTTTTGCATTCATTATATGATCTAGAGTTCTAGTTAATTCAAATAATGAAAAATATGTTTGGACTCCAACCTGAAAAAATAAAACAAACTCCCCAGGCGTAATTTCTCCTAAAAATGTCAAATAACCACCGACCGCAAAAATTAAGATGTTCCCCAATCCAATTAGGTTCATTCGCAAAAAGTTTAAACTGAAAATGACCCGAAAAAACTTTTTGTACATTAAAAATATATTTCTTAAACTTTTTTCACCTTTTTGCTTTTCATGATCTTCCCTTGTAAATGCTTTAACGGTTTTTATATTGTAAATTGCTTGACCAATCTCACCATAAACCTTTTCCTCTTTTTTACGCATCTTGACGCGCAAAGGGTCAACTTTATAATTAGCTCGAAAAGTTATTATCAAAAATATTGGCACAATGATAAAGAAAACAAAAGCTAATCTATAATCTATGAACAATAAAAACACAAAACTGAAAACAAATTTCATTGCGGCTGGAAAAACATTCCAAAATAGGTTTTCGAAAAAGTAATTTATCAATTCTACACCCTTTTGTAGTTTATTCAACTTTGTACCAGTATTTTCTTTTTCATGATAGTGTAGGGATAAATCAAGATTCTTTTTCAATACCAGCGCTGTAAAAAAATTAGAAATTTTAATGTCCGTTTTTGCTAATAAATAATTTACTGAGAAATTATTAATACTTTGAATTAAATAAACGAACCCCATAATAACTATCAAAATAGCTAATCGTCGTAACAATAAATCCTTATCCGTGTAAATAAAATTATCAATAATTTCCTTAAAAACGTAAGTTCTAACTAAATTAATTACTTCTATAAATGCAAGCAAAACCAATCCTATAATAAAATATTTACGGAATTGCTTTAGCATGCTCCACAATTTTAAAATCAAAAATTGTAAACTACCGGTAATTTTCTTGAATGCACCTTTCTTTTTTGCCATTTAAGCCAATAATTTATTTATGATGTTTTGATCTAGAATTACATTATTACCTGACTCTAAATCACCGAGTTCTAAGTTATTAATGCGAACTCTTTTTAGTTTTAGAACAGTATAATCAAATAATCCACACATTCGCCGAATCTGTCGTTTTTTGCCCTGTTTAAGGATTATTGAAAATGATTTTGAAGTTAGTTGTTTTACTGTCACCGGCAAAGTTTTTTCATCATCAAGAATAACACCTCTCTTGAGGCTCTCCAAAAAATCACTGGACAACTCTTGGTGAACTTCCACTTCGTATTCTTTTTCTTTTTCATAACGTGGATGGCTCAACTTAAGTGCCAAGTCACCATCATTGGTTAACAAAATGAGACCACTGGAATCCTTGTCCAAACGACCAATTGGATATAAACGAAAGTCTGAATTAACCAAATCTAAAACGTTTTTTTCCCCTTTAAAACTTCTGGTCGTACAAACATAACCAATCGGTTTATTTAGCATTATTACAATTTTTTTAGCTTCTGGC
It encodes the following:
- a CDS encoding S-methyl-5-thioribose-1-phosphate isomerase codes for the protein MNANLIKIYRDIKSIKIQGATNVALATGKALKKYATDLQIQNKREFVKRIKEAGKYLVSARDTEPMADNVVEFIVCQLKRNKGAEIKEQRKVVRESVDYFFDLVEKNNNKIIRSGQNLIKFGDKVFTHCHSSTVIKVLLAAKKDKKRFEVFQTETRPLYQGHKTAKDLIKVGIKNTLVVDSAAPYLISKISGDKFTIDKVLIGCDAIARDGSCVNKVGSFGLALTAFLNKVPVYVVTQALKINEDAKNLKAIRIEQRKAKEVWSKAPKNLKIYNPAFDKVPAELIKGYICEFGIVSPENLIKKVKKDYSWLW
- a CDS encoding MBL fold metallo-hydrolase, with the translated sequence MKIKFCGAAQNVTGSRHLLEINNKKILLDCGMFQGGNRKKSRLLNEEFLFNPKEVDYVIISHAHIDHIGMLPRLVKLGFDGKVFCTRATKELAEVMLLDSAHIQIQDARFLKKHKKVHAEPLYTDTDVYASLKLIESHEYFQKFKVDEGIWTTFYDAGHVLGSAVIAVDFKENKEYKRLVFTGDLGRKYMPILNDPYQVDHADILITESTYASHLHDSFSNVHEELEWAIKDVMKRKGKIIVPGFSFERTQAFVYVLHELYNQGKIPKIPIFVDSPLSSRISKVFDKNKDYYDDETFRDFVDKKKNPLYFKEITYTSSVEESKQLNFYDKPCIIISASGMCEAGRIMHHLKNHMTDPKNLILVIGFMAQGTRGRQIVEGARKIKIFGKNYPLKADVVVLNSFSGHADKLELLEYIRNINDLQNIFVVHGEESECAMLRDNIHNILRFKGRVDVVDMGEEFEITDKGTTSKMGKRRENYIRKMKELKDKV
- a CDS encoding O-antigen ligase family protein translates to MDRKIDKIVFYLILGMTFVIPLLINPWGMERYEVDKIALFCFLVEILVVIRLWQCGSFSNLWGKIKELKFFSLESLFGLLLISYSISTLFSISVEDSLWGLIDRRFGLYTILHFVLFFLVMKSIKFKSAQVKMLAWVFVLNSFLISIYAILQKFGIEFLTNVRYVTLYQDLSIIRPMSSLGHPNYLGAFLVMGSGFIYYLLINKQKLWLKLFLYLVMIINGLALYLTLNRGGWLGALVTALVFLILYTWIDPQRKVQVRGKLILYYLKKVSLAFFAIIIFISVFAGWWGMGGDIRSSEDIQQGSSMYIRMLEYKYSWQLIKQSPIIGYGPETYIHQSVLRPRTEIEKIIDDRYSDRVHNLWLDTWYSLGIVGLLILIAVYIKLGQMIWKILHRSQMEDKKIVIMATSSIAGYLVLVQLHFDSLITLFILMILFSIIYNRYNANMRITCKSSESQIDPKAYLSILIVIVCSVIILLGAYLNLSAIYLNTICDMGCFY
- a CDS encoding ATP-dependent Clp protease ATP-binding subunit produces the protein MDFIEMNWPYIILFVVAVFVLWKYRGDIFKKGKGGAGDSKINQAEVLSLYTTDLTQKAKDGKIDPVVGRTEEIERVIQILSRRKKNNPLLIGSAGVGKTAIVEGLALRIVTNDIPGALTNKKVLSLNLADMIGGTKYRGEFEERVKMLVDEIIIKRRNIILFIDEIHTLIQSKGTEGAMNIGDILKPALARGELQSIGATTTEEYDEYIKKDDALARRFQLVEVDEPTVDDTIAILKGIKKDYEDHHRVKFTDESVEAAVNFTEKFIKERLLPDKAIDVMDEAGALVNLRAYDLPDHALKLIRAAAEDVHKEIAAAPDRIKGILRNLEKLKIQEEKTEDQDEKKKIKSSILDLTSEIQELEMKHKMATMEDKWPEVTEADVKNVLSGWLKLPIDEIK
- a CDS encoding ABC transporter ATP-binding protein; translation: MAKKKGAFKKITGSLQFLILKLWSMLKQFRKYFIIGLVLLAFIEVINLVRTYVFKEIIDNFIYTDKDLLLRRLAILIVIMGFVYLIQSINNFSVNYLLAKTDIKISNFFTALVLKKNLDLSLHYHEKENTGTKLNKLQKGVELINYFFENLFWNVFPAAMKFVFSFVFLLFIDYRLAFVFFIIVPIFLIITFRANYKVDPLRVKMRKKEEKVYGEIGQAIYNIKTVKAFTREDHEKQKGEKSLRNIFLMYKKFFRVIFSLNFLRMNLIGLGNILIFAVGGYLTFLGEITPGEFVLFFQVGVQTYFSLFELTRTLDHIMNAKVGIDRLLKVIDSDDYIVSHEDGIKRNLQGDVEFKNVSFDYGDGKVLKNINFKIKHGEVVALVGPSGGGKSTVAKLLYRYYDVTSGVILIDDDPIENFDIKNYRSQLGIVNQDIDIFSDTVKANISYGRPKATMKEVHQAAKIANADEFVNKLKKKYDTLVGERGIKLSGGQKQRIGIARAILVDPKILILDEATSSLDSSSEKMIQEAIHRVIKNRTTIVIAHRLSTVKNADKIIVIAKGRISQQGTHSQLMRKGGLYKKFVTLQTSGYLN
- a CDS encoding rRNA pseudouridine synthase yields the protein MRLNKYLADSGIASRRKAELFILDGKVKINGKIITQLGTKVDPNLDIVEVDDQVVKPEAKKIVIMLNKPIGYVCTTRSFKGEKNVLDLVNSDFRLYPIGRLDKDSSGLILLTNDGDLALKLSHPRYEKEKEYEVEVHQELSSDFLESLKRGVILDDEKTLPVTVKQLTSKSFSIILKQGKKRQIRRMCGLFDYTVLKLKRVRINNLELGDLESGNNVILDQNIINKLLA